In Gossypium arboreum isolate Shixiya-1 chromosome 5, ASM2569848v2, whole genome shotgun sequence, a single genomic region encodes these proteins:
- the LOC108484310 gene encoding GATA transcription factor 21, with protein MTSSNCYSSIYPFPIDLNEDDQHQHHQLFNLISQPSSSSSSSSSSSSPSTSLTCPFSFSPTVQHQQAAFYQSLPQQFHDDQQDQEKIHVPQDGPLRSDCELRLSIWKKEERVETHHQSHDSAKWMPSKMRMMRKMMNSDHTDLSNSPTPKSEDHQEQKQPSSSPDNNNSTIRVCADCNTTKTPLWRSGPRGPKSLCNACGIRQRKARRAAAVAAAAASSVVAAETPPSMRSEVQLKAKRSSNNGVPHLKNKKCKHNSQSQSRKKLCFEDLRIILSKNSAFHGVFPQDEKEAAILLMALSYGLVHG; from the exons ATGACTTCTAGTAATTGTTATTCATCTATTTATCCTTTTCCTATTGACCTAAACGAAGATGATCAACACCAACACCACCAGCTTTTCAACTTAATATCtcaaccttcttcttcttcttcttcatcatcttcttcttcgtCGCCTTCTACTTCACTTACTTGTCCTTTTTCCTTCAGCCCAACTGTTCAACACCAGCAAGCAGCTTTCTATCAGAGCTTACCCCAGCAGTTCCATGATGATCAACAAGATCAG GAAAAAATACATGTTCCACAAGATGGACCATTGAGGAGTGACTGTGAGCTCAGGTTATCTATATGGAAAAAGGAAGAAAGGGTTGAAACTCATCATCAAAGTCATGATTCTGCTAAGTGGATGCCTTCAAAGATGAGGATGATGAGGAAGATGATGAACTCCGATCACACCGATTTATCAAATAGCCCTACACCGAAATCCGAAGATCACCAGGAGCAGAAACAACCATCATCTTCTCCAGACAACAACAACAGCACAATTAGGGTTTGTGCTGATTGCAACACTACTAAGACTCCTCTCTGGAGGAGTGGACCCCGGGGCCCCAAG TCCCTTTGCAACGCCTGTGGAATTCGTCAAAGAAAAGCAAGAAGGGCTGCAGCGGTGGCGGCGGCGGCGGCAAGCAGCGTTGTTGCAGCTGAGACACCGCCAAGTATGAGAAGTGAGGTTCAACTTAAGGCGAAGAGATCAAGCAACAATGGTGTTCCACATTTGAAGAACAAAAAATGCAAACATAATTCTCAATCTCAAAGTAGAAAGAAGCTGTGTTTCGAAGATTTAAGGATAATATTGAGCAAGAATTCAGCTTTTCATGGAGTTTTTCCTCAGGACGAGAAAGAAGCCGCGATCCTACTCATGGCCTTATCGTATGGTCTTGTTCATGGTTGA
- the LOC108486795 gene encoding probable polyamine oxidase 5, translating into MAKKPRIVIIGAGMAGLTAANKLYTSTGSDHLFELVVVEGGDRIGGRINTSEFCGDRIEMGATWIHGIGGSPVHQIAREIHALESDKPWECMDGFSGEPKTIAEGGFELNASIVDPISTLFKNLMDFAQGKLTEDSAGSGGDACYYNFAAKAALKDCTSNGGFGNQSVGAFLRRGLGAYWDSCKDREELNGYGKWSRKLLEEAVFAMHENTQRTYTSAGDLFNLDYEAESEYRMFPGEEITISKGYLSIIEHLASVLPPGVIQLGRKVTRIEWQPEGHKSIQVPNGYDSRPVKIEFCDGSSMLADHVIVTVSLGVLKSGTGQDSGMFNPPLPTFKTEAISRLGYGVVNKLFLQWSPNGNRPANDKEKFPSLQIVFHPPESELRHEKIPGWMRRTASLSPIYNNSSVLLSWFAGKEALELETLSDEEIINGVSATVSGLLPVSKHHKEDKYNSPEFCNGNVESCDDNGVRFGKVLKSKWGSDPLFLGSYSYVAVGSSGADLDTMAEPLPKLGSTDSDHHPLQILFAGEATHRTHYSTTHGAYFSGLREANRLLKHYRCVGV; encoded by the coding sequence ATGGCAAAGAAGCCAAGAATTGTGATAATTGGAGCTGGGATGGCTGGTCTTACTGCAGCTAACAAGCTCTATACTTCCACTGGCTCCGACCATTTGTTTGAGCTTGTTGTTGTTGAAGGTGGTGATAGAATTGGTGGCAGAATCAACACTTCGGAGTTTTGTGGTGACAGAATTGAGATGGGTGCTACTTGGATCCATGGTATAGGAGGCAGCCCGGTACATCAAATTGCTCGGGAAATCCATGCGCTTGAGTCTGATAAGCCATGGGAGTGTATGGATGGGTTCTCGGGTGAGCCAAAGACTATTGCTGAAGGTGGGTTCGAGCTAAATGCCTCCATCGTTGACCCCATATCCACCCTTTTCAAAAACCTGATGGATTTCGCTCAAGGGAAGCTGACTGAAGACAGTGCAGGCAGCGGAGGAGATGCTTGTTACTACAATTTTGCAGCTAAAGCAGCCTTGAAAGATTGTACGAGCAATGGTGGCTTTGGTAACCAGAGTGTCGGTGCGTTTCTTAGACGAGGCCTTGGTGCTTACTGGGATTCTTGCAAGGACCGTGAGGAGCTGAACGGATATGGTAAATGGAGCAGAAAATTGCTTGAAGAAGCCGTTTTTGCTATGCATGAAAACACCCAGAGAACTTATACTTCTGCCGGTGATCTGTTCAATCTAGATTACGAGGCAGAAAGCGAGTACCGTATGTTTCCTGGTGAAGAAATCACCATTTCTAAAGGCTATTTGAGCATAATTGAACATCTTGCATCTGTTCTTCCTCCTGGCGTAATCCAATTAGGCCGCAAAGTCACAAGAATCGAATGGCAACCTGAGGGTCATAAATCAATACAAGTTCCAAATGGCTATGATTCCAGACCAGTGAAGATTGAGTTTTGTGATGGATCTTCTATGTTAGCAGATCATGTGATAGTCACAGTTTCATTAGGGGTCTTAAAATCTGGAACTGGTCAAGATTCGGGTATGTTCAATCCTCCCCTTCCTACTTTCAAGACAGAGGCTATATCAAGACTTGGATATGGAGTTGTTAACAAGCTGTTCCTTCAATGGAGTCCAAATGGTAATCGACCCGCCAATGATAAAGAGAAGTTCCCTTCCTTGCAAATCGTTTTCCATCCCCCAGAATCCGAGTTAAGGCATGAAAAGATCCCAGGGTGGATGAGGAGGACAGCTTCACTGTCTCCTATTTATAACAATTCAAGCGTCCTCCTATCCTGGTTTGCAGGTAAAGAAGCACTTGAGCTTGAAACACTTAGCGATGAAGAGATTATAAATGGAGTTTCAGCAACAGTATCTGGTTTATTACCAGTATCAAAACACCACAAGGAAGACAAGTATAATTCCCCTGAATTCTGCAATGGGAATGTGGAGAGCTGTGATGACAATGGAGTGAGATTTGGTAAGGTTTTGAAGAGCAAATGGGGCAGTGATCCATTATTCTTGGGATCTTACAGCTACGTGGCTGTTGGATCAAGCGGTGCTGATTTAGACACAATGGCTGAACCCTTACCAAAGCTTGGGAGCACTGACTCAGACCACCATCCACTTCAAATATTGTTTGCTGGGGAGGCTACACACAGAACCCACTATTCTACAACCCATGGAGCTTATTTCAGTGGTCTTAGGGAAGCCAATAGGCTTCTCAAACATTATCGTTGTGTTGGGGTTTAG